One window of Microcoleus vaginatus PCC 9802 genomic DNA carries:
- a CDS encoding translocation/assembly module TamB yields the protein MTNSDKDTNQLAPRPHRRWWRLVLLSGTGLGILALVGAALGYQWVREKLAPLVETEVSQLLKRPVQLGRLEGFSLTSLRFGPSTLPATPTDPDYVSTEAVKVKFSVLQLLFTRNLKLDITLVKASAYIEQDAKGRWVNLPTAEQKSPGLFKTEVEAFRAENSVAVLVPSPTVGQKTSAPISVNLKNGSVLFRDQNQRVLYEVNGQFTNSDNFILKADSMLPAAQTNLQLQGQNLPLPDLARLLRLSGISLQKGLANGNLTVQVRENKVSGITGTASFGGVQASIAPLKQIIQNSSGQLRFQGTNVIVDSLAANYGLIPLRIAGTVATGTNFNLENASFNLTTSVQPVAFASVVRAVETELGQKVVLPVAVAGEVKADVKLTGTVDLPVITGAIASTKPTTVDQLQLNNISTNFKLERGRMAQTPTPNSKSSIPPFSSLALTLSDMLVVPTAGGKIGGKGEVDIALKNKNSPSGLVFDLQAENVPGDAIAQLYALPIPATVTIGNVSAKAQIFGPLDNIQARVQWQAPQGTFPAAGSIRAARNSADLQNTVVKIGDASVNVDAALKDRQWQAIIEGDRVALNRLQQVVPALNFPPELAGLVSGTVEAAGTLDDLSLNAIAAAGQGTLNIADSIVDVNGELESGNWQVFGNTEKVAVNQLIDIGLPFLARETPANRENLEAKIQNLKTLNGQLAGKFQAAGNVDDLTAGGINLSSNGRLYFADSNVNLQGELVAGNWQATAETDRTSISRLVDLTLPILDAASAFNPENQQSANLNNLKSKIQNLKSIDGLLSSQFTASGSLDNLTASSINASGSGRLNLADSNVNLQGELVAGKWQGTAETDRTSIRRLGDLGLPLLDVGLAFAADNPQTVANINNLKSKIQNLQSLDGLLSSQFTASGSLDNLTASSINASGSGRLNLAGSNVNLKGELAAGNWQGTAETDRTSISRLRDLGFPLLDVGLAFAADNPQTVANINNLKSKIQNLQSLDGQISNQIQARGSLDNSTAADIGVSSSGKLNIGDGTLAFRSKLEGRRWQAFADADRVILSRLEQTIRNTQLLTMTATLPKGFDGRVNGEFQAAGSLDNLTAKGISGSGEGVIVVDRLGAIDTTAKLENGNLQALLETDGIAVSNLEQTLKQTGLLTADLPPEINGTLDGQVRILGTVDNLTANGITANGDGQIRLANGGGIVNAKGRAESGNWRASIEGEQIALSRFQQAFESQRQSLQTGGVVSSTQNLPQLGGLFNGNINLSGSIGAGTGAPALQNVRAGGSFRISEVPFLKQPFEAVFNWDGKRVEIENATTPGLTANGFVNVELEGQGGPSISNLDLDVKVANFNLEALPAEQLGFLSTIADKNSSQQNPPLRGNVDFIGSLTGTLAELSLVGDVEVRDLAVNQVAFDPVLAGSVNADAGKSVDLRLAGRQDKIQVALNPSFLPTSFLIQRGESVASGQTEGETLRVNLSDFPLAALNLAPGKEAGLGPITGTVSGQVNVPGWKMPLNPATLQASGQIAIAQPAIGYIKGDSFQAEFSYANGSATLTNGLFRQGSGQYLISGNVQTGANPQFAGKVNVQQGNLQQVLAALQYFNLGDLARGLKPPVYASAADVQTVAVGEPEAPLIEQLRRLAEIETILQQQQAVEASEKLPPLSQLQGTFGAEIAVAGSLQTGVQAQFNVKGDNWQWGEYVAEKFSLEGSFQEGILTVLPLEIRSGKSAIGFSGQLGQKAQSGQLRVENVPVEELAELVELPFVDVTGNLNLRANLAGSLENPQATGELSLVDGTLNGEPIKQADGSFSYSNARLNFGGSALVTQTEPIEVQGSLPFELPFAAVKADSDQIDLRANLQNEGLAIINVLTPQVAWVSGQGQVQIRVGGTLQDPVAQGIANFENATVRANAFPEPLTGLTGTMRFEGDRIRVEGIRGQLSQGQVVAQGVIPLSVPFAEGDVDAANPLAVNLDKLALNLRGLYRGGVVGQVQARGTARRPQLTGNIELYNGEVFLRSPGGGTTELASSSSASDSPSTSSPSPATEVSASPTTEVSPSRATPTSPPFEVGLNDLRLNLGRGIRVTSAPILSFQATGGLTVNGTLDDLRPVGTIRLTSGSVNLFTTEFRLDRGYAQTATFVPGQGLDPTLDVRLATSVQEVTRFRTPGTSVASEIADEPTSFGNVRSVRIQALVQGRASQLAESLELRSSPSRSETEIVALLGGSFVQTLGQGDSTLAIANLAGAGLLNNLQSAITNATGLSEFRLFPTRIRGNEAQTASSSSGAGSLGLGLEVGFDITRNISASIIRVLSANQPTEFTVRYRLSDKILLRSSSNFQGDNRVTAEYELRF from the coding sequence GGAAACTGAAGTCAGTCAGTTGCTGAAGCGGCCTGTGCAACTCGGACGTTTGGAGGGATTTTCTCTGACAAGTTTGCGGTTTGGCCCATCGACTTTACCTGCAACTCCTACCGATCCGGATTACGTTTCTACAGAAGCAGTTAAAGTAAAGTTTTCGGTTTTGCAACTGCTGTTCACCCGCAATCTCAAATTAGATATTACTTTAGTTAAAGCCAGCGCTTATATCGAACAGGATGCTAAAGGCCGCTGGGTTAATCTTCCAACTGCGGAGCAGAAATCTCCGGGTTTATTTAAAACTGAAGTTGAAGCATTTCGAGCTGAAAATTCCGTCGCCGTTTTGGTACCGAGTCCCACAGTAGGACAGAAAACTTCGGCTCCGATTTCTGTAAATTTGAAAAATGGTAGTGTTCTATTTCGCGACCAAAATCAGCGCGTTCTCTACGAAGTAAACGGTCAGTTTACGAATAGCGATAATTTTATACTTAAAGCTGATTCTATGTTGCCTGCAGCGCAAACTAACCTGCAGTTGCAAGGTCAAAATTTGCCTTTGCCCGACCTGGCTCGCTTGCTAAGACTTTCCGGCATTTCTTTACAAAAAGGTCTGGCTAATGGCAATTTGACCGTGCAAGTGCGAGAGAATAAAGTGTCGGGAATTACTGGAACGGCTAGTTTTGGAGGAGTGCAAGCGAGTATTGCTCCCCTGAAACAAATCATACAAAATAGCAGCGGTCAGTTGCGGTTTCAGGGAACTAATGTGATTGTCGATAGTCTGGCGGCTAATTACGGTCTAATTCCGCTTAGAATAGCAGGAACAGTTGCAACTGGAACTAATTTTAATTTGGAGAACGCTAGCTTCAATCTGACAACTAGCGTGCAACCAGTGGCTTTTGCAAGTGTTGTCCGTGCGGTGGAGACAGAGTTAGGGCAGAAAGTAGTATTGCCGGTTGCTGTGGCGGGGGAGGTGAAGGCGGATGTCAAGCTGACTGGAACCGTTGATCTGCCGGTGATCACAGGTGCGATCGCCTCGACAAAACCCACTACGGTCGATCAACTGCAATTAAACAATATTAGCACTAATTTCAAATTGGAACGCGGGAGAATGGCTCAAACCCCTACTCCCAATTCTAAATCTTCTATTCCCCCTTTTTCCTCTTTAGCTTTGACTTTGAGCGATATGTTGGTAGTGCCGACGGCGGGGGGTAAAATTGGCGGCAAAGGTGAAGTTGATATTGCTTTAAAAAATAAGAATTCGCCATCGGGTTTGGTGTTTGACTTGCAAGCTGAAAATGTACCCGGAGACGCGATTGCCCAACTTTACGCTCTCCCAATTCCTGCTACTGTTACAATTGGCAATGTCTCCGCAAAAGCTCAAATTTTCGGCCCGTTAGACAACATTCAAGCTAGAGTTCAATGGCAAGCACCGCAAGGAACTTTCCCCGCAGCGGGCTCCATTCGAGCCGCAAGGAATTCGGCAGATTTGCAAAATACAGTTGTGAAAATTGGCGACGCTTCTGTTAACGTAGATGCTGCGCTAAAAGACCGTCAGTGGCAAGCTATCATCGAGGGCGATCGCGTGGCCCTTAACCGTTTGCAGCAAGTCGTACCGGCGCTGAATTTCCCTCCTGAACTAGCAGGTTTGGTCAGCGGAACCGTCGAAGCAGCAGGAACTCTGGACGATTTGAGTTTAAATGCGATCGCTGCGGCGGGCCAAGGAACGCTGAATATTGCTGACAGTATTGTTGATGTTAATGGCGAACTAGAATCGGGCAACTGGCAAGTTTTTGGCAACACTGAAAAAGTGGCTGTCAATCAATTGATTGATATTGGCTTGCCGTTCTTAGCACGGGAAACGCCAGCCAATCGGGAGAATCTAGAAGCTAAAATCCAAAATCTTAAAACCTTAAACGGACAGCTAGCAGGTAAATTTCAAGCTGCGGGAAATGTTGACGATTTGACTGCTGGCGGAATCAATTTGAGTAGCAACGGTAGGCTCTATTTTGCCGACAGCAATGTCAATTTACAAGGAGAATTGGTAGCGGGAAACTGGCAAGCAACAGCAGAAACAGATCGCACTTCCATCAGCCGCTTGGTAGATTTGACACTGCCGATTTTAGATGCGGCTTCAGCATTCAATCCCGAAAATCAGCAATCAGCCAATCTCAACAATCTCAAATCCAAAATCCAAAATCTCAAATCGATTGACGGACTCCTATCGAGTCAATTTACAGCATCGGGAAGTCTTGACAATTTGACGGCTAGCAGCATCAATGCCAGCGGCAGCGGCAGACTCAATCTTGCCGACAGCAATGTTAATTTACAAGGAGAATTGGTAGCGGGAAAGTGGCAGGGAACGGCAGAAACCGATCGCACTTCCATCAGGCGCTTAGGAGATTTAGGATTGCCGCTGTTAGATGTTGGCTTAGCTTTCGCTGCTGACAATCCCCAAACAGTCGCCAATATCAACAATCTAAAATCCAAAATCCAAAATCTCCAATCGCTTGACGGACTGCTATCGAGTCAATTTACAGCATCGGGAAGTCTTGACAATTTGACGGCTAGCAGCATCAATGCCAGTGGCAGCGGCAGACTCAATCTTGCCGGCAGCAATGTTAATTTAAAAGGAGAATTGGCAGCGGGAAACTGGCAGGGAACGGCAGAAACAGATCGCACTTCCATCAGCCGCTTAAGAGATTTAGGATTCCCGCTGTTAGATGTTGGCTTAGCTTTCGCTGCTGACAATCCCCAAACAGTCGCCAATATCAACAATTTAAAATCCAAAATCCAAAATCTCCAATCGCTTGACGGACAAATATCCAATCAAATTCAAGCCAGGGGCAGTCTGGATAATTCAACCGCCGCCGACATAGGCGTCAGCAGCAGCGGCAAACTCAATATAGGGGACGGTACTCTTGCTTTTAGAAGTAAATTAGAAGGCAGACGCTGGCAAGCTTTCGCCGATGCCGATCGAGTTATTCTCAGTCGCTTAGAACAAACAATCCGCAATACCCAACTGTTGACCATGACGGCGACTTTGCCTAAAGGATTTGACGGCCGAGTTAACGGCGAATTCCAAGCAGCGGGAAGTTTGGATAACTTGACAGCCAAGGGAATTAGTGGTAGCGGAGAAGGAGTGATTGTGGTCGATCGACTCGGGGCGATCGATACTACGGCCAAATTAGAAAACGGCAACTTGCAAGCATTGCTGGAAACGGACGGAATTGCCGTCAGTAATTTAGAACAAACCCTCAAACAAACAGGTTTGCTGACAGCGGATTTACCGCCAGAAATTAACGGAACCCTCGACGGCCAAGTCCGCATTTTGGGAACAGTAGATAATTTAACCGCCAACGGCATCACCGCCAACGGCGACGGACAAATTCGACTCGCCAACGGCGGAGGAATAGTCAATGCTAAAGGGCGCGCAGAATCCGGGAATTGGCGCGCGTCAATCGAGGGCGAGCAAATTGCTCTAAGTCGCTTCCAGCAAGCCTTTGAGTCGCAGCGACAAAGCTTGCAAACCGGAGGTGTAGTCTCCAGTACCCAAAATCTCCCCCAGCTTGGAGGACTGTTTAACGGCAATATCAATTTATCCGGGTCGATTGGGGCGGGCACGGGGGCACCGGCCCTACAAAATGTTCGCGCCGGCGGCAGTTTCCGCATCTCGGAAGTGCCGTTTTTGAAACAACCTTTTGAGGCAGTATTTAATTGGGACGGCAAACGGGTGGAAATTGAGAACGCCACAACTCCCGGTTTGACAGCAAACGGCTTTGTTAACGTCGAACTCGAAGGTCAAGGAGGGCCCTCAATTTCCAACTTAGATTTGGATGTCAAAGTCGCCAACTTTAACCTGGAAGCCTTACCAGCAGAACAACTAGGATTTTTGTCTACAATTGCGGACAAAAATTCCTCACAGCAAAACCCGCCCCTGCGCGGCAATGTAGATTTTATCGGCAGCCTCACCGGAACCCTCGCCGAACTCAGCTTAGTTGGCGACGTGGAAGTGCGGGATTTAGCAGTAAATCAAGTCGCTTTTGACCCGGTACTGGCGGGGAGTGTGAATGCCGATGCTGGCAAAAGTGTAGATTTGCGTTTGGCCGGCCGCCAAGACAAAATTCAAGTAGCTTTAAATCCATCTTTTCTGCCGACATCTTTCTTAATTCAACGCGGGGAATCTGTGGCTAGCGGCCAAACTGAGGGAGAAACTTTGCGAGTTAATTTAAGCGATTTTCCCCTCGCTGCTTTGAATCTCGCACCGGGGAAAGAGGCTGGTTTGGGGCCGATAACCGGTACGGTTTCGGGACAAGTGAATGTGCCCGGTTGGAAAATGCCGTTAAATCCGGCGACTTTGCAAGCAAGCGGACAAATTGCGATCGCCCAACCGGCGATCGGCTACATTAAAGGTGACAGTTTCCAAGCCGAATTCAGCTACGCTAACGGCAGCGCCACTCTCACAAACGGACTTTTCCGCCAAGGCAGCGGTCAATACTTAATTTCTGGCAATGTTCAAACAGGCGCAAACCCGCAATTTGCCGGCAAAGTTAACGTCCAGCAAGGCAATTTACAGCAGGTTTTAGCCGCTTTGCAATATTTCAATTTAGGCGACTTGGCTAGAGGCTTAAAACCTCCGGTTTACGCTAGCGCCGCCGACGTGCAAACTGTAGCAGTAGGAGAACCAGAAGCCCCGCTAATTGAACAGTTGCGCCGTTTGGCAGAAATTGAAACAATTTTGCAGCAGCAGCAGGCCGTGGAAGCATCAGAAAAATTGCCTCCCTTATCCCAATTGCAAGGCACTTTTGGCGCGGAAATTGCTGTCGCCGGTTCTTTGCAAACAGGTGTGCAAGCTCAATTTAACGTGAAAGGCGATAACTGGCAGTGGGGAGAATATGTCGCCGAAAAGTTCAGCCTTGAAGGCAGTTTTCAGGAGGGGATTTTAACTGTTTTGCCTCTGGAAATTCGATCGGGCAAAAGTGCGATCGGCTTTTCGGGACAACTCGGGCAAAAAGCTCAATCCGGGCAGTTGCGGGTAGAAAATGTGCCGGTGGAAGAGTTAGCAGAACTGGTGGAATTGCCTTTTGTGGATGTCACAGGAAATTTGAATTTGCGGGCGAATTTGGCCGGCAGTTTGGAAAACCCGCAAGCCACCGGAGAATTGAGTTTGGTTGACGGTACGCTAAACGGAGAACCGATTAAACAAGCCGACGGCAGTTTCAGTTACAGCAATGCCCGCCTGAATTTTGGCGGCAGCGCTTTGGTAACTCAAACCGAACCGATTGAAGTGCAGGGAAGTTTGCCTTTTGAGTTGCCGTTTGCAGCGGTGAAGGCCGACAGCGATCAAATCGATTTGAGGGCGAATTTGCAAAATGAAGGTTTAGCAATTATTAATGTATTGACTCCGCAAGTTGCGTGGGTCAGCGGTCAGGGCCAGGTGCAAATTCGCGTGGGAGGAACGCTGCAAGATCCTGTAGCGCAAGGAATTGCGAATTTTGAAAATGCAACCGTCCGGGCGAACGCCTTCCCAGAACCGCTGACAGGGCTGACTGGGACGATGCGCTTTGAGGGCGATCGTATTCGGGTAGAAGGAATTCGGGGACAGTTGAGTCAGGGACAAGTCGTGGCCCAGGGCGTGATTCCGCTGTCTGTGCCTTTTGCTGAGGGCGATGTCGATGCGGCTAATCCTTTGGCTGTGAATCTCGACAAGTTAGCACTGAACCTCAGAGGATTGTACCGCGGCGGCGTAGTCGGTCAAGTGCAAGCAAGGGGCACGGCTAGGCGCCCGCAGTTGACAGGTAATATTGAACTGTACAACGGCGAAGTATTTCTCCGGAGTCCCGGCGGCGGCACAACTGAGTTAGCTTCTTCCTCTTCTGCTTCTGATTCTCCTTCGACATCTTCCCCTTCCCCTGCGACTGAGGTTTCTGCTTCCCCGACGACTGAGGTTTCTCCTTCTCGTGCGACTCCGACTTCCCCTCCCTTTGAAGTTGGACTGAACGATTTGCGGCTGAATTTGGGCCGGGGAATCCGGGTAACGAGTGCGCCGATATTGAGTTTTCAGGCCACTGGGGGCTTGACGGTGAATGGAACTTTAGATGACCTTCGCCCTGTGGGTACGATTCGGTTGACTTCCGGGTCGGTGAATTTGTTTACGACAGAGTTTAGACTCGATCGAGGATACGCGCAGACAGCTACCTTTGTACCAGGACAAGGACTCGATCCGACGCTGGATGTGAGATTAGCAACTTCGGTGCAGGAAGTAACGCGGTTCCGCACTCCCGGCACATCTGTAGCCTCTGAAATAGCAGACGAACCGACAAGTTTCGGCAATGTGCGGAGTGTCCGAATTCAAGCGTTAGTGCAGGGAAGAGCTTCTCAATTGGCGGAAAGTCTGGAGTTGAGGAGTTCTCCGAGTCGATCGGAAACAGAGATTGTAGCGCTGTTGGGCGGCAGTTTCGTGCAGACTTTGGGACAGGGAGACAGTACGCTGGCGATCGCAAATTTAGCGGGTGCGGGTTTATTGAACAACCTTCAATCTGCGATTACTAACGCCACAGGATTGAGCGAATTTCGCTTATTTCCCACTCGGATTAGAGGCAACGAAGCACAAACTGCTAGTTCCAGTTCTGGTGCGGGTTCTCTCGGTTTAGGTTTAGAAGTTGGGTTTGACATCACGCGCAATATTTCTGCATCAATCATTCGAGTTTTGTCAGCCAATCAACCGACAGAATTTACTGTGCGTTATCGATTGAGCGATAAAATTTTACTCAGAAGTTCGAGTAATTTTCAAGGAGACAATCGCGTCACTGCTGAATATGAATTGAGGTTTTAG